The DNA window tctcttttaaaaatctcatttcttgttcttatattttttttttcatttctaaaAATTATCTATCCtttaactataatatttttttctttaattcttttgttttaaaagttgatttatTTTAGTTCATATTATCCTtctttaaaaagaataatttgtCGTAAAATTACAGATATTCTAACCGTTCGATCTCCTACCCTctcaagtttaaaaatattatttttcatataaatttctatattttttttaaggggaatttaaatttggatttaTTGCATGTAATATAAAGAGTActttaatctttaaattatttaagattgttgatttaaatttattgttttataatgTATCAATATATTAGTTGGTATAACAGCTCTGTTAATTGGTATAATAATTCATTGGTCACATGTATTAATTTACAttcacaataaatatataaattgatgtGACCAAGGAGGAttctataataaaacaataaataagaatttCAGTTTAAGAAAATCACAATTCAATCTCAAATAGATTTGATGAtgaaaaatcattattatataatcaaacttatttgtataataaaataaatatttttaaagtatatatatatatatatatatatatatatatatatatatatatatatatatatatatatatatatatattaaatgaactAAATTCAATCTAAGACATTTTATGTATATGTGATTTTCTaagatcattttttatttttcacatatatataagaaaacTCAAATATTGTCGTTCAATTTTCACTCaaaacactttaaattaaaatgagggTCAATATTTGGGAATCATGCAagctttttaaattaaaaaaaaaaatacatatatgaactattctcttcatttaatttaaaatttaattatataactttttaggatttgtaattatttgggtcacatctatatataaaaataaagttagaatacaaagtttttgacaaataattttttatttgattgttttttatcATATTGACAAAAGATTTAATGAGATGTGagatttttgttgttgtgtGTGAGAGAGACTTATCAAGAGAAGTTCATGCATACGATCGAAAGGGGCATTGTCAAGAAATGCTTAGAGTCACACTCATTCCATCAAAAATAGATTATTCCCATtcaatatctatatataattccACTTTAATGTGTTATACAAACAAGAAaagacaaaatattttgaacattTAGTTCAATTGTCTCGCCAATAATAATCAGGATATGGGCTTCTTAACATCCACATAAAAAGGTGAATGGATATTTGATCAAAGTTAATATGTCACTCTCTATCTTATCTTGTGGAGGTGCATGTCACTTTTATACATTAATAACAAGAATATTCATAAAGAACATGGATATAAATTACGAGAATAGTTAACTCCAAATTAAATCCATCCAAAATACCCAAAAAGTACAactttaatcattaaaatataccTCCCCGCAATTGAgggaaaacaaattaaatgattgtaacaaaatatagaatgaataaaaagtaaaaatgaaGTCATAAATTAAAGTTAGAGAGAGGTTTCATTTTAgtgaaaaataaagttatatgcAAATTCTATTATGATACATAAAATTTGATagttaataacaaatatttcttGGGTTGGGTATAAACTCATTATAAAGCGTACatagatttgtttttttgttcaCAGTGGATTGAGTTATGctacttttatataaatttaaattaggtTATATTATGTGGATCATATGTCATCCTATATTTAGTGGAGGGAATGTATTAGGTAttgaattgattttataatatttgaatatctCACTATATACATTCAATCATTCAAATTcagttatttataaattaattttaaaataattattaaaggaAAAATTACcaacataatattaaatttcaaacaaatatttttaataaaaaaagacttgaaaattaaataagttacagataagaattgtttaaaataaaatcgtaATAATTTGCCTTAAAAGAATATtggttatattattatttatatttatttaagtataaaattaatctaataaataataaagaaaatttcaattatagttacaaaataaaattatagaagtttatttatttaaatgagtaatggtttttctttttgaatttatagatataaatttactttatttacaagactataaaatcaaaataatttatatatttataaaatattaaaatagtaagattataaaattaaattttaaaatattaagattattGTCCATTCCTCTTATATGTCTCATATGTTAGTAATTTTGATAAATGCATATAAGCCTGGCCCAAGGTTGGATATTAACAAGGGTCTTTAtgtaacttttaattttataaatatttttgaaaatgatataaaaatgtataatagtttaaagtaaaattaaaaaaatatcataacttaatttaattgattagttatatttttataaaatgactatgtcaaaattttaaaaggtgTCTGAATTGGATGACTCTACacattcttttattaaaaaaaagcatTCAAACAActtaatgtattattataatctcttataaaaatatcataaatcaTTAGATAAAAAATGTCTTAGTAATTCAAACAAGAATCCTAGGCTGAATTGATATTGAAATATTTGGAAATAATGAAGGCCTTGTTGGGATCGAGGGTTATTTGATGAGATTAATGCATCATCTAATCTACTATTCTATAATTAATTATGCAtatcatccaaattatttattaaaatatcaaaaacactctccatttgttaataatttatattttatgatatatttacAATACTTAAACAatccaatttttatttgaaattaagcCATCATCTGAATTTTAAGAAGTAGACAGTCTAAATAGCTAGAGTTAACTACACCATATTGACAAAAGAATACAAAAAAtggtttattttataaattattaaataaaagattaaaatattattaatattaaaaaaattaaaatactataaaaaaagtttttaaaaaataatattttaattagtagattgagaaaaaaaattaattacttaaataaatgttaaacaatataaaaaaacttacatAATAAAACTCATTAAGTTGCTAAAATAATTTCATGAACGTAAAAGAttctatatttaatatataatttatttaatatcaaaAATTAGTATTATCATGTAACCATATTTTTTACTTACAATTAAAGTGTTATAAATGAGaacgaattatttaaaattcatgttttataaattatattaatataaaatgtaacattaataaaacaaaaaaaatgatttaatgcATTTCAATATCATTTAAGTTACACAATTTTAAATCTTGCCTAGTTAGGTTATATGAGTTATTTGAggactattttaaaataatttttatcatattataaaaagtgggttatttaaaattgcatgttttttaatattaaataataatatatatttcttttaataaaatgaattttatttacaaaataaaagttcAGAGTGATAAGTGTAAGTGTGTAACCCAGAAGAAGAACAAAGCCCAACTAAagtactttatttatttttttataacattttaaaatattaaattcaataatatttattcataaaaggCTACATCAAACAAAGCTCTgcatttcaaataatccaaaataattaattttttttccttcctCACACACCACACGCATAAGAATGTGACACGTTTCTTATTTCGTTAGTGCTCTCTAAGCTCTAGTTTGATTGAGCTAACAAATAAGTcactattttgaaattttattataatcatttgaaggaataaatttaattatttataattttcatatacAAATTGAACTTGTATAAAACATATGCAAGGTTAATGATATACATAAgtatagaataaataaataataatttatttaaaaaatattgatgattGTAATTTTAAAACGGTGGGCTAGTTTATTTACACTAGCTCATAACTTATTTGCATATAAGTTTGATATAATctcaactttttattatttgatcgATAAACTTGtgtaaatttattcaatttatatgtctagtttatttattttttatatttataatattatttaataattaattttaaatatttattaatttaattttaaatattaataaataatttaaattaaaaaatagtatatttgaaaataaattatattaatataataatttttataaattatattaatatataattttaaattttaataaataatttaaattaaaaataatatattttaaaataaatgatatgaatatattagtttttataaatatataattttaaatatatttaatataaatatgatataatatatatatatatatatatatttttttttaaattcttatctTCTCACCCTCTCTTTAATTTGAaaatctcttcttttttttctaatatttatataattcattcatacatGTACCTATTATTCAATGGTTATATAAATGGATTAtagtcaataaaaaaaaagtttattattattatatatatttacacttTTCTATAATATTTCTCACTCAatctttcaattattaatttatttttgggttCTCCCACCTTATTtgaattatcatttattttttatttatctaaattattatagatatttttatataattcattaaggttagtttgatttctaaaactataattataaataaaattagttatttatatttcatattttacttgattattatatatatatagatacctatttataaaaatatatttaaatatatgtttttgttattataataattttatataaatatataaaaatattagaaataattagAATAGACGggagataataaataaaataattagaaaatgattaaatagataagaaaaattaaataaaatgattagaaataaatgaaaatagatgagagaatgaataaaaaatatttaaaaatgacaCAAGAGAAAAAGGCTGAGATTATAAGTTTAAACAATGAGGAgtgagataaataaaaaattgagtttaaatgtaaaatgtgcttgattataattttttaggtgaGTTTATTACGTAAAATTACTGTAACAATTTATTACGCAAACgctaaaacataatttataaacacCGAATCAAACGAGACCTTTGTAATAGagttacaaaatattatgttaaaatatatatttttttaaattataaaaaaattgaatgaaatgatgttattgaatttatttctttttaagtaAATTCAACTCAAGAATCTCTAACTTTGAACAACCCTtatagcttgtttgatgttcagttatacaatatttttgttgatctttctgaaaaatataaaaataagttgaattattataatattttttaataaattaaactgtCATGAATGAATAGTAAGAAAGAATTAATATGGTTTAGAGTTGTTTGGGTTagaaaatttattaacaaatataatttaatttttggattattttgaGTGGTTCTTTTCAGAGCTATTAATATTTACACAATTTTACTTTGCTAACTCTTATTTCAaccattaaattattaattttataaattaaaatattaaatattttaattttaattttataaaatataaaaaaaaatttataacaatttaacaaattaaaaatctaaataatctattttttattattattcaaaaatctcaaataattaatatgttactttaaaaaataaaaatcacaatcttccaaatatttaaaaaataaaaatcacaattttcaaatatcatgtcacttaatttatcaacaaaataccaaaatacatttaaacaaggatttatttaaacattatttaaaaataataaatgataattttgaaaagattaaTGCAATTTTTGTTAAGAGTATcaatatataactttaaaataaatttaatagttaatgaAAACAGTAATTCAATCGAAATGAATAGAATTatgtttttgatttaaaaaaataaaaaatgaaggtctttccttatttttattaaattttaaatttaaataaaaatacattttaataatattttagataaaatttaaaaagttctgaagaaacctaaaatcaaacgaGCTCACTCACCAAGACTATCTTTTAGGTTCTTTCTTTCCCACTATAACATCATTACAGACAAATCTCAAAAGtgcctctctctctctctctctctctctctctctctctcgtgAGCATGGAAGTtggaaggagaagaagacggCTAAAAGTTCAAAACCCTAAAACGAAAATGAAGATCTTCTTGACATTAATGGTGCTATTCATTTCACTAATTTCCGCACATTCTTCTTCCTATCCATGTAACAACAGCACCGACCAATTCCTTATCTCCAAAGCCTTCAGCTCCGTCGCCGGTTTCAACCCCTCCTTTCTCCGACAACCATCGCCGTCAAATCTCACCTGCACAGATCCTCCACCCATCACATCCCTTAATCTCTCCTCCAAAAACTTAACCGGCCTTATCTCATGGAAATTCCTCAGAAACCTTTCCCATCTTCAAACCATTGACCTCTCCAACAACTCCCTTAAAGGCTCTGTACCAGGTTGGTTCTGGACTCTTCCGACACTAATCAATGTTAATCTTTCTAACAATAGGTTCGGAGGGACCATTCGTCTTCAACCCATTTCAAAAAACTTTCCTCTTTTATCATCGATTCAGACTTTAAATCTGTCGTTTAACAGATTCACCAATTTAACATCCCTCTCTGTTTTTCCAAACTTAACTCTTGTTGACTTGTCCAATAATGATCTCAAACTATTATTACCTTTTGGGTTTTCCGGTTTGACCAAGCTACAACATTTAGACGTTTCCGGTTGTAATCTTTCAGGCAACATCAAACCCATTTCAGATCTTCAATCGCTTCATTACTTGGATTTGTCTGATAACAAAATGAAGGGCTATTTTCCTTCTGATTTCCCTCCAATTTCTAGCAGCATGAAGTTCTTGAACATCTCGTTCAATAATTTCACTGGGGTTTTAAGTTCGTATTTTCTGGGGAAATTCGGCCGTTCTTCGTTCATTCAAGCTGGAAATCTTTCAAACCCACCAAATCAAACTCCCGTTCTAAACGAGGAAGAACAGAAACCTCACTTACTGAAAAACTCGACTCACAAAACCCctcattttcaaaaaagaaacaCCAGAGAGCAAAAACCCAGATCAAAGATGAAGCATTTTATACTCATGGCCGTATTAATCCCAGTCATAACCGTGATTGGTGTACTTTCTTGCGTTTTCTGCTGCATTTACAAAAAGAGGGATAAAGCGAGAAGGAGTAAGTTATGGTCAATCTCAATCTCAGAGCAGCAACCAGTTCAAGTACCGTTCAAGATTGATAAAGCGGGGCCTTTTTCATTCGAAACAGAATCAGGAATCTCTTGGGTGGCTGAAATAAGGGAACCGTCTTCGGCGGCGGTGGTGATGTTTGAGAAGCCGTTGATGAGTTTGACTTTCAGAGATTTGATTGCAGCAACGGCGGGATTTGGACGGGAATCGTTGCTGTCGGAGGGAAGATGTGGGCCCGTTTACCGGGCAGTGCTGCCCGGCGATATCCACGTGGCGATTAAGGTTTTGAAACAAGCAAAAAGTGTTTGTTATGAAGAGGCTGTGGCTAAGTTTGAAGGATTGGCTAGGCTTAGACACCCAAATCTATTGCCCATTTCTGGCTACTGCATTGCAGGTGTGATGATCTTTCTCTGTCTTTATGGCtttaatgtttgatttcatgaaaattttcaaataattccttTCAAATTGTACAAAATCTTTCTTCTTTAAAAATCACTAAAGAAATCTATAGGCTTATAACATCTCTATTagtttattgttattattacatcattcattataaaaaaaaatcttttcttaattttgttgtatattaatcttattaatgattttctagaaattaatattttgatatttgatgCTTTAAAGgaaatattaagttattaatttgTGAAAATTCTCATGTTTGTTTTATTCTACacaaaaagttaataatttgtatgttctatatatattttcaaataaattaatattttatcacacaattaaaacaatataaaatcataaaatatgtCTTCATCGAAGACAAAAGTtgcatcatttaaaattaatattgtatataatatatagctATGTACACaataaaacttgaaaattttgtctgaaaattgattttattttatttaattaaaaatatgtgattgaaataaatgaatttttttaggtaaaaaatagataaaataagtgaatttttgaataatttttt is part of the Impatiens glandulifera chromosome 1, dImpGla2.1, whole genome shotgun sequence genome and encodes:
- the LOC124935007 gene encoding calmodulin-binding receptor kinase CaMRLK-like, producing the protein MEVGRRRRRLKVQNPKTKMKIFLTLMVLFISLISAHSSSYPCNNSTDQFLISKAFSSVAGFNPSFLRQPSPSNLTCTDPPPITSLNLSSKNLTGLISWKFLRNLSHLQTIDLSNNSLKGSVPGWFWTLPTLINVNLSNNRFGGTIRLQPISKNFPLLSSIQTLNLSFNRFTNLTSLSVFPNLTLVDLSNNDLKLLLPFGFSGLTKLQHLDVSGCNLSGNIKPISDLQSLHYLDLSDNKMKGYFPSDFPPISSSMKFLNISFNNFTGVLSSYFLGKFGRSSFIQAGNLSNPPNQTPVLNEEEQKPHLLKNSTHKTPHFQKRNTREQKPRSKMKHFILMAVLIPVITVIGVLSCVFCCIYKKRDKARRSKLWSISISEQQPVQVPFKIDKAGPFSFETESGISWVAEIREPSSAAVVMFEKPLMSLTFRDLIAATAGFGRESLLSEGRCGPVYRAVLPGDIHVAIKVLKQAKSVCYEEAVAKFEGLARLRHPNLLPISGYCIAGKQKLVLYEFMANGDLRNWLHELPVAPPINIDDWTADTWDNPLNLPSPEKTDWLTRHRIAVGLARGLAFLHHAGSRPVIHGHLVPSNILLGDNFDPRISDFGFSSETNVGSTEADVFNFGAVLVELVTGKEGSDETVGWVRRMVKDGSGVKAIDPRLIRQGEKSEVGKMVEFLRVGYLCTAETPGKRPTMKQVVGMLKDVHPFTEDHN